In Prochlorococcus marinus XMU1404, the following proteins share a genomic window:
- the argS gene encoding arginine--tRNA ligase, whose amino-acid sequence MLIIFKELTNNFEQTLIDSLKKNNKEREFEILRKNLITQSSKEEFGDYQCNVCLSLSKIYKKNPRDISNDFIKLLNKNKIIAKLCKSLEIAGPGFINIKLKDEVLINEIKSNIQCQRGGVPQIKKDLDSGLSNKVIVDFSSPNIAKEMHVGHLRSTIIGDSISRIFELRGYQVLRLNHVGDWGTQFGMLITQLKDLYSNDLEEIGKIKISDLVEFYKESKKRFDNEYEFQKRSREEVVKLQSGDIKSIKAWKLLCDQSRKEFDEIYKNLKIKIEERGESFYNPFLKSVIEDLNLKKILVEDQGAKCVFLDGMTNKEGKPLPLIIQKKDGGFNYATTDLAAIRYRFNKPPNGDDASRIIYVTDHGQANHFAGVFQVAKKAKWIPDNCQVDHVPFGLVQGIDGKKLKTREGETIRLKDLLKEAVRRAKEDLLKRLEDENRYETEDFISNTSRIIGLGAVKYADLSQNRITNYQFSFDKMLSLNGNTAPYLLYTLVRIAGIKRKNDFVYDSKDFQYTNYEHKSEWKLIRKLLKFDEVIISIEKDLMPNRLCNYLFELCQTFNRFYDQVPILKEEKYIKISRLNLCDLTAKTLKLSLELLGIETLERM is encoded by the coding sequence ATGCTAATCATTTTTAAAGAATTAACAAATAACTTCGAACAAACTCTTATAGATAGTCTTAAAAAAAATAATAAAGAAAGAGAATTCGAAATTCTTAGAAAAAATTTAATTACACAATCATCAAAAGAGGAATTTGGTGATTATCAATGTAATGTTTGTTTAAGTTTATCTAAAATATATAAAAAGAACCCAAGAGATATTTCTAATGATTTTATTAAACTTTTAAATAAAAATAAAATCATAGCAAAATTATGTAAGAGCCTAGAAATAGCTGGACCTGGATTTATAAATATAAAATTAAAAGATGAAGTTCTAATAAATGAAATTAAATCAAATATTCAATGCCAAAGGGGTGGAGTACCTCAAATTAAAAAAGATTTAGATAGTGGCTTATCAAATAAAGTCATTGTAGATTTTTCTAGTCCTAATATTGCTAAAGAAATGCATGTAGGGCATTTAAGATCAACAATAATAGGAGATTCAATATCCAGAATTTTCGAGTTAAGAGGTTATCAAGTATTAAGACTAAATCATGTTGGCGATTGGGGAACCCAATTTGGAATGCTTATTACTCAGCTCAAAGATTTATATTCAAATGATTTAGAGGAGATAGGCAAAATTAAAATAAGTGATTTAGTTGAATTTTATAAAGAATCAAAAAAAAGATTTGATAATGAATATGAATTCCAAAAAAGATCTAGAGAGGAAGTAGTTAAGTTACAAAGTGGAGATATTAAATCGATTAAAGCTTGGAAATTATTATGTGATCAATCTAGAAAAGAATTTGATGAAATCTATAAAAATTTAAAAATAAAAATAGAAGAAAGAGGTGAATCTTTTTATAATCCCTTCTTAAAATCAGTTATTGAGGATTTGAACTTAAAAAAAATATTAGTAGAAGATCAAGGAGCAAAATGTGTATTTTTAGATGGTATGACTAATAAAGAAGGCAAACCTTTACCACTAATTATTCAAAAAAAAGATGGAGGTTTTAACTATGCCACAACAGATCTAGCTGCTATAAGATACAGATTCAATAAACCTCCTAATGGGGATGATGCTTCGAGAATTATTTATGTAACTGATCATGGACAAGCAAATCATTTTGCTGGAGTTTTTCAAGTTGCAAAAAAAGCAAAATGGATCCCAGACAATTGCCAAGTAGATCATGTCCCTTTTGGTTTAGTTCAAGGAATTGATGGTAAAAAACTAAAGACAAGGGAAGGAGAAACAATACGTTTAAAAGATTTATTAAAAGAAGCAGTTAGAAGAGCAAAAGAAGATTTATTGAAAAGATTAGAAGATGAAAATCGTTATGAGACAGAAGATTTTATTTCAAATACTTCAAGAATAATTGGATTAGGAGCTGTTAAGTATGCAGATTTAAGTCAAAATAGGATTACAAATTATCAATTTAGTTTTGATAAAATGCTTTCCCTAAATGGTAATACGGCTCCTTATTTGTTATATACACTTGTAAGAATTGCAGGAATTAAAAGAAAAAATGATTTTGTTTATGACTCTAAAGATTTTCAATATACAAATTATGAACATAAATCCGAGTGGAAACTTATCAGAAAATTACTTAAGTTTGATGAAGTCATAATATCTATTGAAAAAGATTTAATGCCAAATAGATTATGCAATTATCTGTTTGAGCTATGTCAGACTTTTAATAGATTCTATGATCAAGTTCCAATACTCAAAGAAGAAAAATATATAAAAATTTCTAGACTGAATTTATGTGATCTAACTGCAAAAACACTAAAATTAAGCTTAGAGCTTCTAGGAATTGAAACTTTAGAAAGAATGTAA
- a CDS encoding DUF2062 domain-containing protein, translating to MRFKRDITYKKILSLFRNQNGSPFFNAKGLAIGVFSGCFPFFGFQTLIGVFFAKIAKGNIVLAAIGTWISNPFTYIPLYYFNYKVGSIFLNNSSNKILEKSLVIDDLWKQGRIFSLKLLLGSSCVGILLALICGSIVFFIYKKKNKK from the coding sequence ATGAGATTTAAAAGAGATATTACCTATAAGAAAATTCTATCATTATTTAGGAATCAGAATGGAAGTCCTTTCTTTAATGCTAAAGGTTTAGCTATAGGGGTATTTAGTGGCTGCTTTCCTTTTTTTGGGTTTCAGACTTTAATAGGGGTATTTTTTGCAAAAATAGCCAAGGGAAATATTGTTCTAGCTGCAATTGGTACTTGGATAAGCAACCCTTTTACTTATATTCCACTTTATTATTTTAACTATAAAGTTGGTTCGATTTTTTTAAATAATTCTTCTAATAAAATTCTTGAAAAAAGTTTAGTTATTGATGACTTATGGAAACAAGGTAGGATTTTTTCCCTAAAATTACTCTTAGGTTCATCTTGTGTAGGTATTTTACTAGCTTTGATTTGTGGCAGTATTGTTTTCTTTATCTACAAAAAAAAAAATAAAAAATAG
- a CDS encoding RelA/SpoT family protein: MSEAAANSKEKNEIKVSKTILPENKKYESESLNYQINIPDWLLKDIHNFEKSSNKNDENQNLIAKAFKLAYKAHDGQFRASGEPYIIHPVAVANLLKEIGASSSVIAAGLLHDVVEDTGIDLSEIETNFGLEVKILVEGVTKLGGIHFNNRTEAQAENLRKMFLAMASDIRVVLVKLADRLHNMRTIEWLNDEKKLRIARETREIYAPLANRLGINRFKWELEDLAFKFLEPKEYLDLKDQIAVKRSDREKRLKVTLNLMKENLVSAGLKNFEITGRPKHLYGIWSKMERQQKHFHEIYDVAALRIIVDNSDSCYRALAVVHDTFKPIPGRFKDYIGLPKPNGYQSLHTSVIGRHRPIEVQIRTTSMHQIAEYGIAAHWQYKEGGSPAKSNAERFNWLRQLVEWQQEGNERDHNDYLASIKEDLFDEEVFVITPKGDVVGLRKGSTAIDFAYRIHSEVGNHCNGIRINEKLSPLSTALQNGDFIEILTSNNATPSLDWLNFVVTPTAKNRIRQWYKKSHRDETIKRGRDLLEKEVGRNGFEALLSSEAMKKVANRCNLKTTEDLLASLGFGGLTLHQVLNRLREEIKLQTEDVKNDSDSEIAKSLKSNSNLSTHQSNTAAKSPISGIEGLDYRIGKCCTPLPGEDIIGTVALGNHGITIHREDCENVIPIPIERRLPVGWNQDNKTGDNKFPIQLRIEVIDRVGVLKDILMQLSDKGINVSDANVKTAYGKPAIINLCVGLESYNQLHKTIEQIKSMADVLDIARVGQS, translated from the coding sequence ATGTCCGAGGCAGCTGCAAATTCAAAAGAAAAAAACGAAATTAAAGTTTCCAAAACTATTTTGCCTGAAAATAAAAAATATGAAAGTGAATCTTTGAATTATCAAATAAACATTCCCGATTGGCTTCTTAAAGATATTCATAATTTTGAAAAATCAAGTAACAAAAATGATGAGAATCAAAACCTTATAGCAAAGGCTTTTAAACTTGCTTATAAAGCTCATGATGGACAATTCCGTGCGAGCGGCGAGCCATACATTATCCACCCGGTTGCTGTTGCAAATCTCCTCAAAGAAATAGGTGCTAGTTCATCTGTTATTGCTGCAGGCCTTTTACATGATGTTGTTGAAGATACTGGCATTGATTTATCCGAAATAGAAACAAATTTTGGATTAGAAGTAAAAATACTTGTAGAGGGCGTAACAAAATTAGGCGGCATACACTTTAACAACAGAACTGAAGCACAAGCTGAAAATCTTAGGAAAATGTTTTTGGCTATGGCCAGCGATATCAGAGTTGTCTTAGTAAAACTTGCAGATCGACTTCATAACATGAGAACAATTGAATGGCTAAATGATGAGAAAAAACTAAGAATAGCGAGAGAAACAAGAGAGATTTATGCACCATTAGCTAATCGACTAGGAATAAACAGATTTAAATGGGAATTAGAAGATTTAGCTTTTAAATTCCTAGAGCCTAAAGAATATCTAGATCTTAAAGATCAAATAGCTGTTAAAAGAAGTGATAGAGAAAAAAGATTAAAAGTAACTTTGAATCTTATGAAGGAAAACTTGGTTTCAGCAGGTTTGAAAAATTTTGAAATAACAGGAAGGCCAAAACATCTTTATGGCATCTGGAGCAAAATGGAAAGACAACAAAAGCATTTTCACGAGATTTATGATGTTGCTGCCCTAAGAATTATCGTGGACAATTCAGATAGTTGTTATCGAGCTTTAGCAGTCGTTCATGATACTTTCAAACCAATTCCAGGTAGATTTAAAGACTATATAGGATTACCAAAACCCAATGGATACCAGTCCTTACACACTTCTGTGATTGGAAGACATCGACCTATTGAAGTTCAAATTAGAACTACTTCGATGCATCAAATTGCTGAATATGGTATTGCCGCTCATTGGCAATACAAAGAGGGTGGTTCTCCTGCTAAAAGTAATGCCGAGAGATTTAATTGGCTAAGACAATTAGTAGAATGGCAACAAGAAGGTAATGAAAGGGATCATAATGATTATTTAGCTTCAATTAAAGAAGATCTATTTGATGAAGAAGTATTTGTGATCACTCCAAAAGGAGATGTTGTTGGTTTAAGGAAAGGATCTACCGCGATAGATTTCGCCTACAGAATTCATTCTGAAGTTGGAAATCACTGTAATGGAATAAGAATTAATGAAAAGCTTTCTCCATTATCTACAGCACTTCAAAATGGTGACTTCATAGAAATTTTGACAAGTAATAATGCTACTCCAAGCTTGGATTGGCTGAACTTTGTAGTTACGCCAACTGCTAAAAATAGAATTCGCCAATGGTATAAGAAAAGCCATCGTGATGAAACGATTAAAAGAGGTAGAGATTTACTTGAAAAAGAAGTAGGTCGAAACGGTTTTGAAGCATTACTTTCTAGTGAAGCCATGAAAAAAGTTGCAAATCGATGCAATTTAAAAACTACTGAAGACCTTCTTGCATCTCTTGGTTTTGGTGGTTTAACTTTGCATCAAGTATTAAACAGACTAAGAGAAGAAATAAAATTACAGACAGAAGATGTAAAAAATGATTCTGACTCTGAAATAGCAAAATCTCTTAAAAGTAATAGTAATTTATCCACTCATCAATCTAATACAGCAGCTAAATCGCCAATTTCCGGGATAGAAGGTCTTGATTACAGAATAGGTAAATGCTGTACCCCACTCCCAGGCGAGGATATTATCGGAACTGTGGCGCTCGGCAACCATGGGATAACTATACATAGGGAAGATTGCGAGAATGTAATACCAATTCCAATAGAGAGAAGATTACCTGTAGGATGGAATCAAGATAATAAAACTGGCGATAATAAGTTTCCAATTCAGCTACGAATAGAAGTAATTGATAGAGTTGGAGTTCTTAAAGATATTCTTATGCAGTTATCTGACAAAGGTATAAACGTTAGCGACGCCAATGTTAAAACTGCTTATGGTAAACCAGCTATTATAAATCTGTGTGTAGGTCTTGAAAGTTATAATCAACTTCACAAAACAATTGAACAAATTAAATCAATGGCAGATGTTTTAGATATTGCCAGAGTTGGACAAAGTTAA
- a CDS encoding ABC transporter ATP-binding protein has translation MEKNKEKIIVVKNLTVKYGLKQQPIIKNFNLEIDSGDHLAIIGPSGCGKTTFAKTLVNILPEKATSKGYLSISSVDTRKINNKDAQLFRRKNFGFIYQDSIKKLNPLMRVGDHLYELFKTHDQTKSSTAIKKLVKEVFQKVGIEESRLDSFPHQFSGGMRQRVSIAMALALKPKLLIADEPTTSLDTKTSFEIMQEIIQLCNEFDTTLILISHDINLAAKWCKKVAIIEKGSIVEKGNISDIFQSPKSDIGIKLVNASKIVLESNIKNNVRDEVVLEVNNLRHWYKLNSSIFINKWNKALNEVSFKLYKNETLGIVGSSGSGKSTLCRALIGLLKVRGGEIKIYDKNHASKKNKSFKKHKNLQIIFQDPFSSLNPKMTIKNILEDIFFIQKISDKRKIEKEIKFMFSNLSLPFKSEFLNSYPSQLSGGQLQRISLARALLLKPKILICDESVNMLDAAVKIEILELLRVLQKKMDLTIIFITHDLGIAKRFCNRLLVMNHGKIVDEGESSTIFTKTKNTYTKSLLNSSLNLI, from the coding sequence ATGGAAAAAAATAAAGAAAAAATTATTGTAGTTAAAAATCTTACTGTTAAATATGGCCTAAAACAGCAACCTATTATCAAAAATTTTAATTTGGAAATAGATAGTGGAGATCATTTGGCCATAATAGGACCTTCTGGATGTGGAAAGACCACTTTTGCAAAAACATTAGTAAATATATTGCCTGAAAAGGCCACTTCTAAAGGGTATTTATCGATTTCTAGTGTAGATACTAGGAAAATAAATAACAAAGATGCACAATTATTTAGAAGAAAGAATTTTGGATTTATTTATCAAGACTCTATAAAGAAACTTAATCCGCTAATGAGAGTTGGGGATCATTTATATGAATTATTTAAAACACATGATCAAACTAAATCATCTACAGCTATTAAAAAATTAGTAAAAGAAGTTTTTCAAAAAGTAGGAATTGAAGAAAGTAGACTTGATTCTTTCCCACATCAATTTAGCGGTGGAATGAGACAGAGAGTTTCTATAGCAATGGCACTTGCTTTGAAACCTAAATTATTAATAGCTGATGAACCTACAACAAGCTTAGATACCAAAACAAGTTTTGAAATTATGCAAGAAATCATTCAGTTATGTAATGAATTTGATACTACTTTGATTTTAATTAGTCACGATATTAATCTTGCAGCAAAGTGGTGTAAAAAAGTTGCAATAATTGAAAAAGGATCGATTGTTGAAAAAGGAAATATATCAGATATTTTCCAATCACCAAAATCAGATATTGGGATAAAGTTAGTTAATGCCTCAAAAATAGTATTAGAATCAAATATTAAAAATAATGTTCGTGATGAGGTCGTTCTAGAGGTAAATAACTTAAGACATTGGTATAAATTAAATTCTTCAATTTTTATAAATAAATGGAATAAGGCTTTAAATGAAGTTAGTTTTAAATTATATAAGAATGAGACTCTTGGAATAGTTGGATCTTCAGGTAGCGGTAAAAGTACATTATGCAGGGCATTAATTGGACTTCTTAAAGTAAGAGGCGGTGAAATAAAAATTTATGACAAAAATCATGCATCGAAAAAAAATAAATCTTTTAAAAAGCACAAAAATTTGCAAATTATTTTTCAAGATCCTTTTTCAAGTTTGAATCCGAAAATGACAATTAAAAATATTTTGGAAGATATATTTTTTATTCAAAAAATTTCAGATAAAAGGAAAATTGAAAAAGAAATAAAATTCATGTTTAGCAATTTAAGTCTTCCTTTTAAGAGTGAATTTTTAAATTCTTATCCTAGCCAATTATCTGGTGGTCAATTGCAAAGAATTTCATTAGCCAGAGCGCTATTGTTGAAACCAAAAATTTTGATTTGTGATGAGAGCGTTAATATGTTAGATGCTGCAGTAAAAATAGAAATTCTTGAATTACTTAGAGTCTTGCAAAAAAAAATGGATTTAACCATTATCTTTATCACACATGATTTAGGTATTGCTAAAAGATTTTGTAATAGGTTGCTAGTAATGAATCACGGAAAGATAGTTGATGAAGGAGAAAGTTCTACAATATTCACTAAAACTAAAAACACCTATACAAAATCTCTTCTAAATTCTTCTTTAAATCTTATTTAG
- a CDS encoding pyridoxal phosphate-dependent aminotransferase produces MNDFDQLNNLFPRPREEIINMQSYSAPLENRRNLLRLDFNENTLGPSPKVFEALQAIKLNEISIYPEYNLLKKFLCDKYLDSRKFDNDEIGIFNGADAAINAIFNCFGEKDQIFLTTNPTFGYYSPCSEMRGMKKITCSYVGENFQFPIEEFKEKIIKHNPKLIFICNPNNPTGTVLSAQEITNFANINHESLIIVDELYEKFNGDSLLESIDFEKNQNILIIQSLSKTAGLAGLRIGFTFGNKSLIQYLNKVTGPYDVNSFAITAALAALNDKSYIDNYVLEVKKAREWILNKFKSTKIRTHFSGGNYFLIWPNKDPKILIEEMREKGILIRSMENKKDIGSSIRVSIGNKEQMSFFWDNYKLLDLIN; encoded by the coding sequence ATGAATGATTTTGATCAATTAAATAATCTTTTCCCAAGACCAAGAGAGGAAATAATAAATATGCAGTCTTACTCTGCACCTTTAGAAAATAGAAGAAATTTACTCCGCTTAGACTTTAATGAAAATACTCTAGGTCCAAGTCCTAAAGTTTTCGAGGCATTACAAGCGATAAAATTAAATGAGATTTCAATTTATCCAGAATATAATTTATTAAAAAAATTTTTATGTGATAAATATCTTGATTCAAGAAAATTTGATAATGATGAAATAGGAATTTTCAATGGAGCAGACGCAGCAATAAATGCAATCTTCAATTGCTTTGGAGAAAAAGATCAAATATTTCTAACCACGAATCCAACTTTTGGTTACTATTCTCCTTGTTCAGAAATGAGAGGGATGAAGAAAATTACTTGTTCTTACGTAGGAGAAAATTTTCAATTCCCTATCGAAGAATTTAAAGAGAAAATTATAAAACATAATCCAAAGTTAATATTTATTTGTAATCCAAATAATCCAACTGGAACGGTTTTAAGCGCTCAAGAAATAACTAACTTTGCTAATATCAATCATGAATCATTGATAATAGTTGATGAACTATATGAAAAATTTAATGGAGATAGTCTTCTTGAATCGATAGATTTTGAAAAGAATCAAAATATACTAATAATTCAATCTCTGTCAAAAACAGCAGGTTTAGCTGGTTTAAGAATAGGTTTTACTTTTGGTAATAAAAGTTTAATACAGTACCTTAATAAGGTTACAGGACCATATGATGTAAATAGCTTTGCTATAACAGCAGCATTAGCAGCACTCAATGACAAATCATATATAGATAATTATGTTTTGGAAGTAAAAAAAGCAAGGGAATGGATTTTAAATAAATTTAAATCGACAAAAATCAGAACCCACTTTAGTGGAGGTAATTATTTCTTAATTTGGCCAAACAAAGATCCTAAAATCTTAATAGAAGAGATGAGAGAAAAAGGGATTTTAATTAGAAGTATGGAAAATAAAAAAGATATTGGTAGTTCTATAAGAGTTAGTATTGGAAACAAAGAACAGATGAGTTTTTTCTGGGATAATTACAAGTTATTAGATTTAATAAATTAA
- the mnmE gene encoding tRNA uridine-5-carboxymethylaminomethyl(34) synthesis GTPase MnmE has product MDSIVTTEDTIAAIASAISIGKGGVAIIRVSGKDSINSCKKIVQTKSKYAWESHRVFHGFIQENKQNKFIDEVLILVMKSPNSFTGEDVVELHCHGGIIIVNKVLKRLLSSNSRVRLANPGEFSQRAFLNGKIDLTQAESINQLINASNTRSAELAFSGIQGEIKKTINDIKNDLINQLCEIEARVDFEEDFTDFDYTKYLKNIKKVKEKIELLIENAKRNSYIHNGISIALIGKTNVGKSSLLNLLAKKDKAIVTNIPGTTRDVIEVNLNINDIPMKIIDTAGIRETHEQIESIGIKKSIGKIKESDFIIYIYSLEEGFNEEDKKIIQGIPKEKLITILGNKKDLIDCKNINSNDLKNTILMSIKNNDGERLLIDTIIKKCGLKQVENINIFLNERHLTNLSACLSNLNDTDEIIENKLPFDLLSIELRDGIQNLSKITGQELTEELLDNIFSKFCIGK; this is encoded by the coding sequence ATGGATTCGATAGTTACTACAGAAGATACGATAGCCGCAATTGCTTCAGCTATAAGTATAGGGAAAGGAGGAGTTGCGATAATAAGAGTATCAGGGAAAGACTCAATAAATTCTTGCAAAAAGATTGTTCAAACAAAATCTAAATATGCATGGGAATCACATAGAGTTTTTCATGGTTTTATTCAGGAAAATAAACAAAATAAATTTATAGATGAGGTTTTAATTTTAGTAATGAAATCACCAAATAGCTTCACAGGAGAGGATGTTGTTGAACTTCATTGCCATGGAGGAATTATCATAGTGAATAAAGTTCTAAAGAGATTATTATCTAGTAATTCTAGAGTTAGACTTGCAAACCCGGGAGAATTTAGTCAAAGAGCTTTTCTTAATGGAAAAATAGACCTTACTCAAGCCGAGTCGATTAATCAATTAATTAATGCAAGCAATACAAGATCAGCAGAGTTAGCTTTTAGTGGGATTCAAGGAGAAATAAAGAAAACAATTAACGATATTAAAAATGACCTTATAAATCAACTTTGCGAAATAGAAGCGAGAGTTGACTTTGAAGAAGACTTCACAGATTTTGATTACACCAAATATCTAAAAAACATTAAAAAAGTAAAAGAAAAAATAGAATTACTAATAGAAAATGCAAAAAGAAATTCATATATTCATAATGGAATATCCATTGCGCTTATAGGTAAAACAAATGTTGGGAAAAGCTCTTTATTAAATTTACTTGCAAAAAAAGATAAAGCAATCGTAACTAATATTCCTGGAACAACTAGAGATGTTATTGAAGTTAATTTAAATATTAATGATATTCCAATGAAAATAATTGATACTGCTGGCATAAGAGAAACTCATGAACAAATTGAAAGTATTGGAATTAAAAAAAGTATTGGGAAAATAAAAGAGTCAGATTTTATAATTTATATTTATAGTCTTGAAGAAGGATTTAATGAAGAAGACAAAAAAATAATACAAGGAATTCCCAAAGAAAAATTAATTACTATTTTGGGCAATAAAAAAGATTTAATTGATTGCAAAAATATTAATTCAAATGATTTAAAAAACACAATTCTTATGAGTATTAAGAATAATGATGGTGAAAGATTATTGATAGACACAATCATAAAAAAATGCGGATTAAAACAAGTAGAAAATATCAATATATTTTTAAACGAAAGACATCTAACAAATTTGTCTGCTTGCCTATCTAATCTAAATGATACTGATGAAATAATTGAAAATAAATTGCCATTTGATTTGTTATCAATTGAACTGAGAGATGGAATCCAAAACTTATCTAAAATAACTGGTCAAGAATTAACAGAGGAACTTCTAGATAATATTTTTTCTAAGTTTTGTATTGGTAAATAA
- a CDS encoding MBL fold metallo-hydrolase, translated as MISQFKNIFLFILFSFFFPTSVLARNLAIKSLGHSSFLIKSQEKSILINPFKAIDCASNLKEPKEDNVDFILASSRLLDEGYNPKDKLMFVDPGTYQFEDILLNGISVPHDRVDGRRFGMATVWTWEQNNLKIVHMGGAAGDIDINSQIILSRPDILFISIGGGKKSYDGEEASKIVKILNPNVVIPVHFARGKQIKKECDFSNADLFIDNMKDFKVKYVGKDFQIKPKKIDQNVIYIFSD; from the coding sequence ATGATTTCTCAATTTAAAAACATTTTCCTTTTTATATTATTTAGCTTCTTTTTCCCTACTTCAGTATTGGCAAGGAATTTAGCAATAAAAAGTTTGGGACATAGCAGTTTTTTAATTAAAAGCCAAGAAAAATCGATTCTTATCAATCCCTTTAAAGCAATAGATTGTGCAAGTAATTTAAAGGAGCCAAAAGAAGACAATGTTGATTTTATTTTGGCTAGTTCTAGGCTGCTAGATGAAGGATATAACCCTAAAGATAAATTAATGTTTGTTGATCCTGGAACCTATCAATTTGAGGATATCTTATTAAATGGAATTTCTGTTCCACATGACAGAGTAGATGGAAGAAGATTTGGGATGGCAACTGTTTGGACTTGGGAGCAGAATAATCTTAAGATTGTTCACATGGGAGGAGCTGCTGGTGATATTGATATCAATAGTCAAATTATTTTGTCTCGCCCAGATATCCTATTTATTTCAATTGGAGGAGGGAAAAAATCTTACGATGGAGAAGAAGCCTCAAAAATAGTTAAAATCTTAAATCCTAATGTGGTTATTCCTGTACACTTTGCACGTGGCAAACAAATTAAAAAAGAATGTGATTTCTCAAATGCTGATTTATTTATAGACAATATGAAAGATTTTAAAGTGAAATATGTAGGAAAGGATTTTCAAATCAAGCCTAAAAAAATCGATCAAAATGTAATTTATATTTTTAGTGATTAA
- the nadC gene encoding carboxylating nicotinate-nucleotide diphosphorylase translates to MDLNTPIISKIIDNWIDEDIGRGDLTSPSITEENGHAYWIAKEEGIFCGVEIIKEIFRKINLKISPKFNISDGDKFVKDQKLLEIYGPSKSLLASERISLNIAMHLSGISTYTKNLIDKLEGTNIKLADTRKTTPGLRIFEKYAFKCGGGVNHRMGLYDAAMIKENHIAWTDNLKNAVQKIRRNSPFTTHIIIEAENIEQAKEAVLAGADSVLLDELSPETIKKSVQELRDLSINSLKKEVNKNLIIEVSGIKPEEISKYLIKGIDLISTSSSITKSDWIDLSMRYIN, encoded by the coding sequence GTGGATTTAAATACTCCAATAATAAGTAAAATCATTGATAATTGGATCGATGAAGATATAGGTAGGGGAGATCTTACAAGTCCCTCTATTACAGAAGAGAATGGTCATGCATATTGGATTGCAAAAGAGGAGGGTATATTCTGTGGGGTTGAAATTATAAAAGAAATTTTTAGAAAAATTAATTTAAAAATCAGTCCAAAATTTAATATCTCTGATGGAGATAAATTTGTTAAAGATCAAAAACTCTTAGAAATATATGGACCTTCAAAAAGTTTACTCGCTAGTGAAAGGATCAGCTTAAATATAGCAATGCATTTATCTGGAATATCAACATATACAAAGAATCTTATAGATAAATTAGAAGGCACAAATATAAAATTAGCAGATACTAGGAAAACGACTCCTGGCTTAAGAATATTTGAAAAATATGCATTCAAATGCGGAGGTGGGGTGAATCATAGAATGGGATTATACGATGCTGCTATGATCAAAGAAAATCATATTGCATGGACAGATAATCTTAAGAATGCAGTACAAAAAATTCGCCGAAATTCGCCTTTTACAACTCATATCATAATTGAAGCTGAGAATATCGAACAGGCAAAAGAAGCAGTATTAGCAGGAGCGGATAGTGTCTTATTAGATGAACTTAGTCCTGAAACAATCAAAAAAAGCGTTCAAGAATTAAGAGATTTATCAATAAATAGCCTAAAAAAAGAAGTCAATAAAAATTTGATAATAGAAGTTTCTGGAATAAAACCTGAAGAAATTAGTAAATATCTAATAAAAGGTATTGATTTGATTTCAACAAGTTCTTCTATTACCAAAAGTGATTGGATTGATTTAAGTATGCGTTATATTAATTAA